Proteins from one Listeria weihenstephanensis genomic window:
- the hfq gene encoding RNA chaperone Hfq, which produces MKQGGQGLQDHYLNQLRKEKILATVFLTNGFQLRGRVISFDNFTVLLDVDGKHQLVFKHAISTFSPQKNVVLKSDDE; this is translated from the coding sequence ATGAAACAAGGTGGGCAAGGGTTACAGGATCATTATTTAAATCAATTGAGGAAAGAGAAAATTTTAGCAACGGTCTTCTTAACAAATGGATTCCAGTTGCGCGGCAGAGTTATCAGCTTTGATAATTTCACGGTGTTGCTTGATGTAGATGGTAAGCACCAACTTGTATTTAAACATGCGATTTCGACATTCTCTCCACAAAAAAATGTTGTCTTGAAATCGGATGACGAATAG
- the hflX gene encoding GTPase HflX, whose product MERAILVGCELPGVTEEHFYYSMLELGNLAKTAQAEVVGEVMQKREQVHPKTFVGTGKIAEIAAVVAEMDVDVVLFNSELSATQVRNISEVVDARILDRTQLILDIFAMRAKTREGKLQVALAQYQYLLPRLSGQGISLSRLGGGIGTRGPGETKLEMDRRHIRQKMVDIKKQLEVVVQHRERMTARRNDQDIFRFGLIGYTNAGKSTLFNRLSDAKTLEENKLFATLDPTTRKFSFSQGYTALLTDTVGFIQDLPTTVVAAFRSTLEETANVDVLLHVVDSSNPDYLQHEQTVLSLLEDLDMHHIPVLTVYNKKDQQLPYFIPTQPNYVEVSALEESSQYFLKEKMLWEIKQIWQPYVVSIPASDGRMLHKYKQETVVIEEAFDETTESYQLKGYKARKEN is encoded by the coding sequence ATGGAAAGAGCGATATTAGTAGGTTGTGAATTACCCGGAGTCACAGAAGAACATTTTTATTATTCGATGTTAGAGCTTGGAAATTTAGCAAAAACAGCACAAGCCGAAGTCGTTGGCGAGGTCATGCAAAAACGAGAGCAAGTGCATCCAAAAACATTTGTAGGAACGGGAAAAATTGCGGAAATTGCCGCAGTTGTTGCTGAAATGGATGTGGACGTTGTGCTTTTTAATAGTGAGCTAAGTGCGACACAGGTTCGGAATATTTCGGAGGTTGTCGATGCGCGGATTTTAGATCGAACCCAGCTTATTTTAGATATTTTCGCGATGCGCGCAAAGACGCGTGAAGGAAAGTTACAAGTGGCCTTAGCGCAGTATCAATATTTATTGCCGAGACTTAGCGGGCAAGGAATTTCTTTGTCACGTCTTGGTGGTGGCATTGGGACTCGTGGACCTGGGGAGACAAAACTTGAAATGGATCGTCGTCACATTAGACAAAAGATGGTGGACATTAAGAAGCAGTTAGAGGTCGTAGTACAGCACCGGGAACGAATGACGGCAAGACGGAATGATCAGGATATCTTTCGTTTTGGCTTAATTGGTTATACAAACGCAGGGAAATCGACACTTTTTAATCGACTCAGCGATGCTAAAACATTGGAGGAAAACAAGTTATTTGCGACTCTTGATCCAACGACGAGGAAATTTTCTTTTTCGCAAGGGTATACAGCGCTACTAACAGATACGGTCGGTTTTATTCAAGATTTGCCGACGACGGTTGTTGCGGCTTTTCGTTCGACGTTAGAAGAGACAGCAAATGTTGATGTTTTATTACATGTGGTAGACAGCTCAAATCCAGATTATCTGCAGCATGAACAAACCGTATTATCGTTGCTCGAGGATTTAGATATGCATCACATTCCCGTTTTAACGGTCTACAATAAAAAAGATCAACAATTGCCGTATTTTATTCCAACACAACCGAATTATGTGGAAGTTAGCGCGCTAGAAGAAAGCTCGCAGTATTTTTTAAAGGAAAAAATGCTTTGGGAAATAAAGCAGATTTGGCAACCGTATGTGGTGAGTATTCCAGCGAGTGACGGCAGAATGTTACATAAATATAAACAGGAAACGGTCGTCATTGAAGAAGCGTTCGATGAAACGACGGAAAGTTATCAACTAAAAGGCTATAAGGCACGAAAGGAAAACTAA
- a CDS encoding methionine gamma-lyase family protein, which produces MTTFFNEIPNELRQLADEMEEKLLSLQRATDKIAEENQWKVMQAFRENRVSDFHFTPSTGYGYDDDGRDTLERVYATVFKAEAALVRPQIISGTHAISTALFGVLRPGDDLLYITGAPYDTLEEIVGIRGTGKGSLKEFQIGYDMVPLQADGSVNLEAVRQKIKPTTKMIGIQRSKGYADRPSFSVQQIQEMIAFVREIKPGIVVFVDNCYGEFVELMEPIEVGADLMAGSLIKNPGGGLAKTGGYITGRADLVELCAFRLTTPGIGAEAGASLYSLLEMYQGFFLAPHVVAQAVKGARFTAGILDAFQIETEPAWDAPRTDLIQSVSFHDRDRMVAFAQAIQTASPINAHAVPEGAYMPGYEDDVIMAAGTFIQGASLELTADGPIREPYQLYVQGGLTYEHVKIAVLEATTRLLAQKLLVLPH; this is translated from the coding sequence ATGACGACATTTTTTAATGAAATACCAAATGAATTGCGACAATTAGCAGATGAAATGGAAGAGAAGTTACTTTCTTTGCAGCGCGCAACGGATAAAATTGCAGAAGAAAACCAGTGGAAAGTGATGCAGGCTTTTCGAGAAAATCGGGTAAGTGACTTCCATTTCACGCCATCGACTGGTTACGGGTATGACGATGACGGCAGAGATACGTTAGAACGCGTGTATGCGACTGTTTTCAAGGCGGAGGCGGCACTTGTACGCCCACAGATTATTTCAGGAACACATGCTATCTCTACGGCTTTGTTTGGCGTTTTACGTCCAGGCGATGATTTGCTCTATATTACAGGCGCGCCCTATGACACGCTAGAAGAAATTGTCGGGATTCGCGGCACAGGAAAGGGTTCTTTAAAAGAGTTTCAGATTGGCTACGACATGGTGCCGCTTCAAGCAGATGGTTCTGTAAATTTGGAGGCAGTTCGTCAAAAGATAAAGCCTACCACAAAAATGATAGGTATTCAGCGCTCCAAAGGTTACGCAGATCGTCCGTCATTCTCGGTACAGCAAATCCAAGAAATGATTGCATTTGTTCGAGAAATCAAGCCGGGTATTGTTGTTTTTGTTGATAACTGTTACGGAGAATTTGTGGAACTAATGGAACCGATTGAAGTCGGGGCTGATTTAATGGCAGGTTCTTTAATCAAAAATCCAGGTGGTGGTCTAGCTAAAACTGGTGGGTATATTACTGGTCGAGCGGATCTGGTGGAGCTGTGTGCTTTTCGTCTAACAACTCCGGGTATCGGCGCTGAAGCGGGTGCATCTTTATACAGTCTATTGGAAATGTATCAAGGTTTTTTCCTAGCGCCACATGTTGTAGCGCAGGCTGTTAAAGGCGCTCGATTCACAGCTGGAATCCTGGATGCTTTTCAAATCGAAACAGAACCAGCTTGGGATGCGCCACGAACAGACTTGATCCAAAGTGTCTCATTTCACGATCGTGATAGAATGGTAGCTTTTGCTCAAGCGATTCAAACAGCATCTCCTATTAATGCCCACGCTGTTCCCGAAGGCGCGTATATGCCTGGTTATGAAGATGACGTTATTATGGCAGCGGGAACATTTATTCAAGGTGCTAGCTTGGAATTAACAGCGGATGGTCCCATTCGCGAACCATATCAATTATACGTACAAGGTGGCTTAACGTACGAACATGTGAAAATTGCGGTTTTAGAAGCAACAACCAGATTATTAGCACAAAAATTACTTGTCTTACCACATTAG
- a CDS encoding MerR family transcriptional regulator: MSEKEIRRSMPLFPIGPVMKLTDLTARQIRYYEDQGLINPARNQGNHRLYSLQDIDTLLEIKDYLNDGLNIAGIKKMYQMQQDEEKSPLTNEDVRKILRKEMQQAGRFVKQDASGKQQLPRF; this comes from the coding sequence GTGAGTGAAAAAGAAATTAGAAGATCGATGCCTCTTTTCCCGATAGGTCCAGTCATGAAACTAACCGATCTTACTGCAAGACAAATACGTTACTACGAGGATCAGGGGTTAATTAACCCGGCAAGAAATCAAGGAAATCACCGCTTATATTCACTTCAAGACATCGATACACTACTTGAGATCAAAGATTATTTGAATGATGGTCTGAATATTGCAGGAATTAAGAAAATGTACCAAATGCAGCAGGACGAGGAAAAATCGCCGCTTACCAACGAAGATGTACGCAAAATTTTACGAAAAGAAATGCAACAAGCTGGACGTTTCGTGAAACAAGACGCTTCTGGAAAGCAACAATTGCCAAGATTTTGA